The Salvelinus sp. IW2-2015 unplaced genomic scaffold, ASM291031v2 Un_scaffold4607, whole genome shotgun sequence genome includes a region encoding these proteins:
- the mid1ip1b gene encoding mid1-interacting protein 1-B, which produces MMQISDSYNQKNSLFNAMNRFIGAVNNMDQTVMVPSLLRDVPLDEEEEVKTISPIRTASNGSTTYFQDGDMYNYYVLLKSIRNDIEWGVLQADDSRKEKMGVTALDISRIESDDDDLEKQFHYHLTGLHTVLSKLTRKANTLTNRYNQEIVIRGCGL; this is translated from the coding sequence ATGATGCAAATTTCGGATTCGTACAATCAAAAGAATTCATTGTTCAATGCAATGAACCGATTTATTGGTGCTGTAAATAACATGGATCAGACGGTGATGGTTCCTAGTCTGCTAAGAGACGTGCCTCTAGACGAGGAAGAAGAGGTGAAAACGATATCACCGATTAGAACCGCCAGCAATGGGTCAACCACCTATTTCCAGGACGGGGACATGTACAATTACTATGTGCTATTAAAATCGATCAGGAATGACATCGAATGGGGGGTCCTACAAGCCGACGACAGYCGGAAAGAAAAAATGGGGGTGACCGCGTTGGACATATCCAGAATAGAATCCGATGATGATGACTTGGAGAAACAATTTCATTATCATTTGACCGGACTACACACGGTTCTGTCCAAGCTTACCCGGAAAGCAAACACCCTCACGAACAGGTACAATCAGGAGATTGTAATAAGGGGCTGTGGACTGTGA